Proteins from one Deltaproteobacteria bacterium genomic window:
- a CDS encoding winged helix-turn-helix domain-containing protein, producing the protein MLDAIIGSKTRIGILVKLFLNPATRAYLRQLATEFDVSTNAVRTELNSLTEHGLLTSEKDGRSIYYRANRKHPLFPELASAVRKMTGIDSLVTSVIERLGELESAWLVGDYAEGKDTGVIDVVLVGQIDQQQLQDVIAKTERYIQRKIRPLIITAGEFEAFRDQGTLGSVMCLWSRESGTVSAIDTKEQES; encoded by the coding sequence GTGCTGGACGCGATCATCGGCTCCAAGACCCGCATCGGGATCCTGGTCAAGCTCTTCCTGAACCCGGCCACCCGCGCCTACCTGCGGCAGCTGGCCACCGAGTTCGACGTGAGCACCAACGCCGTGCGCACCGAGCTGAACTCCCTCACCGAGCACGGCCTGCTCACGAGCGAGAAGGACGGCCGGAGCATCTACTACCGGGCCAACCGGAAGCACCCCCTCTTTCCGGAGCTCGCCTCCGCCGTCCGCAAGATGACCGGCATCGACAGCCTGGTCACCTCGGTGATCGAGCGCCTCGGCGAGCTCGAGAGCGCCTGGCTGGTCGGCGATTATGCGGAGGGCAAGGACACCGGCGTCATCGACGTCGTCCTCGTCGGCCAGATCGACCAGCAACAGCTCCAGGACGTCATTGCCAAGACCGAGCGCTACATCCAGCGCAAGATCCGTCCCCTCATCATCACCGCGGGGGAGTTCGAGGCCTTCCGCGATCAGGGCACGCTGGGCAGCGTGATGTGCCTCTGGTCGAGGGAGTCCGGGACCGTCTCCGCCATCGACACCAAGGAGCAGGAGTCGTGA
- a CDS encoding glycosyltransferase, with translation MDTPTEPFAPLNDTELAVPVGGTLCVILPALNEEATLGEVIDRIPAIDGLEVKVIVVNDGSTDRTPEIALEKGAQVISHSRPRGVGAAFHSGIEAALEAGADYVVNIDSDGQFSPEDIPKLLEPVRRGEADFATCSRFKDKALVPQMPVVKRFGNAAVAWIVSSLIGKRFYDVACGFRAFHADAVMRLNLFGEFTYTQETFIDLAFKGLKIVEVPLKVRGEREYGESRVASSILRYAKNTSRIILSTFKDYRPFTFFFALSGLFGTPGLGLASFFVWHFLSTGHFSPHLWAGFLSGALLGTSLVFLVIAITVESHARLRLTLERTLYFQKKQYYEGLRSNRP, from the coding sequence GTGGACACCCCCACCGAACCTTTCGCACCCCTGAACGACACCGAGCTTGCCGTCCCGGTAGGCGGAACCCTCTGCGTCATCCTCCCGGCCCTGAACGAGGAGGCCACCCTCGGAGAGGTCATCGACCGCATCCCCGCGATCGACGGGCTCGAGGTGAAGGTCATCGTGGTGAACGACGGCTCCACCGACCGCACTCCGGAGATCGCCCTGGAGAAGGGCGCTCAGGTGATCTCTCACTCCCGCCCTCGCGGGGTCGGTGCGGCCTTCCACTCGGGCATCGAGGCGGCCCTCGAGGCCGGCGCCGACTACGTGGTCAACATCGACTCGGACGGGCAGTTCTCCCCCGAGGACATCCCCAAGCTGCTCGAGCCGGTACGCCGGGGTGAGGCCGACTTCGCCACCTGTTCCCGCTTCAAGGACAAGGCGCTCGTCCCCCAGATGCCGGTGGTCAAGCGCTTCGGCAACGCGGCGGTGGCCTGGATCGTCAGCAGCCTGATCGGCAAGCGCTTCTACGATGTGGCCTGTGGGTTCCGGGCGTTCCATGCCGATGCGGTGATGCGCCTCAACCTCTTCGGGGAGTTCACCTACACCCAGGAGACCTTCATCGATCTCGCATTCAAGGGCCTGAAGATCGTCGAGGTGCCCCTGAAGGTGAGGGGCGAGCGGGAGTACGGCGAGAGCCGCGTGGCCTCCAGCATCCTGCGCTACGCGAAGAACACCTCCCGGATCATCCTCTCGACCTTCAAGGACTACCGGCCCTTCACCTTCTTCTTCGCGCTCTCCGGGCTCTTCGGGACCCCGGGGCTGGGCCTGGCCTCCTTCTTCGTCTGGCACTTCCTCTCGACCGGCCACTTCTCCCCTCACCTCTGGGCGGGCTTCCTGTCGGGAGCCCTGCTGGGGACCTCCCTGGTCTTCCTGGTCATCGCCATCACGGTCGAGTCCCATGCCCGTCTGCGCCTGACCCTCGAGCGGACCCTCTATTTCCAGAAGAAGCAGTATTACGAGGGTTTACGGTCGAACAGGCCCTGA
- a CDS encoding glycosyltransferase, with translation MKSSEVVHLCIITSSYPLNPEDSRAAAGLFVQDFALAVHELGHEVTVLTPDKRPGQKVSAPGISVEWFPWLGGAKTLSSMKPWQPLDAASMASLFPAGIWALERLHRERPIDRVLAMWAVPSGLLASWLKHRAGVPYDTWCLGSDIWTYGKLPGLRRAVAAVLRDSDRVFADGLKLGRDAAALGGVEVDFLASSRRLPRPEVMPEEREGFAFVGRYAEVKGVDVLLRAMRRYLDAGGTQSLTLHGGGPEEATLRSLIDELRLGEHVTLGGFADEARVVELFSSARCVVIPSRMESLPVVLSDAAQLGAPVIVTEVGDMGELVSRHGAGRVVDAEDEAGLAEAMLEMERGDSADFEAGVASLAAELSIETSARSLAGQWSAKNKERAQ, from the coding sequence TTGAAGTCGAGTGAAGTCGTGCACCTCTGCATCATCACCAGCTCCTACCCCCTGAACCCCGAGGACTCGCGGGCCGCCGCGGGGCTCTTCGTGCAGGACTTCGCTCTGGCCGTGCACGAGCTGGGGCACGAGGTGACGGTGCTGACCCCCGACAAGCGACCGGGCCAGAAGGTGAGCGCCCCGGGGATCAGCGTGGAGTGGTTCCCCTGGCTCGGCGGGGCCAAGACCCTCTCCTCGATGAAGCCCTGGCAGCCCCTCGACGCGGCCTCCATGGCGAGCCTCTTCCCCGCGGGGATCTGGGCGCTCGAGCGGCTCCATCGCGAGCGGCCCATCGATCGGGTGCTGGCCATGTGGGCGGTGCCCTCGGGCTTGCTGGCGAGCTGGCTCAAGCACCGGGCCGGTGTGCCCTACGACACCTGGTGCCTGGGCTCGGACATCTGGACCTACGGCAAGCTCCCGGGCCTCCGCCGGGCGGTCGCCGCGGTCCTGCGCGACAGCGACCGGGTCTTCGCCGATGGCCTGAAGCTCGGCCGGGACGCCGCGGCCCTCGGAGGGGTCGAGGTCGACTTCCTGGCCAGCAGCCGCCGGCTGCCCCGCCCCGAGGTGATGCCCGAGGAGAGAGAGGGCTTCGCCTTCGTCGGCCGCTATGCCGAGGTGAAGGGGGTCGACGTGCTCCTGCGAGCGATGCGCCGCTACCTCGACGCCGGGGGCACCCAGAGCCTGACCCTCCACGGCGGTGGTCCAGAGGAGGCTACCCTGCGCTCGCTGATCGACGAGCTGCGCCTGGGTGAGCACGTCACCCTCGGCGGCTTCGCCGACGAGGCCCGAGTGGTCGAGCTCTTCTCGTCGGCCCGCTGCGTCGTCATCCCCTCCCGGATGGAGAGCCTCCCGGTGGTCCTCTCCGACGCCGCCCAGCTCGGAGCACCGGTGATCGTCACCGAGGTGGGCGACATGGGTGAGCTGGTCTCCCGTCACGGAGCCGGAAGGGTGGTGGACGCCGAGGACGAGGCAGGACTCGCGGAGGCCATGCTGGAGATGGAGCGCGGAGATTCCGCCGACTTCGAGGCCGGCGTCGCCAGTCTTGCCGCCGAGCTCTCCATCGAGACCTCGGCGCGGAGTCTTGCTGGTCAGTGGTCTGCAAAGAACAAGGAGAGGGCCCAGTGA
- a CDS encoding lysylphosphatidylglycerol synthase domain-containing protein translates to MLGRIAKHGIAVAVVVFVSQHIAANLSDLEEGAFNVDLPGLAFSLVVVSVSGVLGAPILRVLFLAVDVSVPLRSSVVLATVPMLGKYIPGRVHTTIGFIWLASRLEGVSPAISSVTVFFYSVIIVGSSSITGVLFLGAVDSGSPLILPMAALFVVAVAVLATRHSLLPLNLLLRALGRNPIEAIPDRRRLAGAFGLAIAQHLVAVLAFVILVHSLLDVPASLFFQLGGALIVAGLSGVLAFFAPAGLGVQEGTMLLLLSSWMPPEQAAMLAVATRLWQVTMNLAVALLGLLLLPKRAPEDMMN, encoded by the coding sequence ATGCTTGGAAGGATTGCGAAGCACGGCATCGCGGTTGCTGTCGTCGTCTTCGTGTCTCAGCACATTGCGGCCAATCTATCGGACCTCGAGGAGGGTGCATTCAATGTGGATCTCCCTGGATTGGCTTTTTCGCTCGTTGTGGTTTCGGTATCGGGTGTTCTCGGGGCGCCTATCTTGCGGGTCCTTTTCTTGGCCGTAGATGTGTCTGTTCCTCTGCGGAGTTCTGTAGTTCTCGCGACGGTTCCGATGCTGGGGAAGTACATTCCAGGCAGGGTGCACACGACGATCGGGTTCATCTGGCTTGCCTCCAGGCTAGAGGGGGTTTCGCCGGCGATCTCGTCCGTGACTGTGTTCTTCTACAGTGTGATCATCGTTGGTTCCTCGTCCATCACGGGGGTGCTGTTCCTGGGTGCGGTCGACTCCGGGAGTCCGTTGATCCTGCCGATGGCCGCTCTCTTCGTGGTGGCCGTGGCCGTCTTGGCGACTCGGCACTCCCTCCTGCCTCTGAACCTCCTCCTCCGGGCCTTGGGCAGGAATCCGATAGAAGCGATTCCCGATCGGAGAAGGCTGGCGGGGGCCTTCGGGTTGGCGATTGCTCAACACCTGGTTGCTGTTCTCGCGTTCGTGATCTTGGTCCACTCCCTGCTCGATGTGCCAGCCAGTCTTTTTTTCCAACTCGGGGGAGCGTTGATCGTCGCAGGGTTGAGCGGTGTCTTGGCCTTCTTCGCCCCCGCTGGGCTGGGTGTCCAGGAGGGCACCATGTTGCTCTTGCTCAGCAGTTGGATGCCGCCGGAACAGGCCGCAATGCTCGCGGTCGCAACCCGCCTTTGGCAGGTCACCATGAATCTGGCGGTGGCCCTCCTGGGCCTTCTCCTTCTGCCAAAGAGGGCGCCGGAAGACATGATGAACTGA
- a CDS encoding DegT/DnrJ/EryC1/StrS family aminotransferase, which yields MSKPESKPDFIVFGAPLIGEEEIEEVVATLRSGWIGTGPKVKRFEGEFARYKGVEDAVAVASCTAALHLSLLDAGIGPGDEVITTPLTFCATVNAIHHTGATPVLVDVDPVTQNIDPARVAEALTPKTKAILPVHFAGRPCEMDALTTLAEDAGLLLIEDCAHAIETEYHGRKAGTFGSYGCFSFYATKNLSTAEGGMILAADPERMARLRQLALHGMSKDAWKRFGGEGFRHYQVVEFGWKANMTDLQASMGVHQLARLEECYLRRQEVWSRYDQGLAGLPLGTPAPPDEDTRHGLHLYTIRVDEEACGLSRDALLDALTARGVGTGVHYLSVAEHPVYQERLGWKAEEWPEALRIGRQTLSLPLSAKLTDSEVEHVLWAVKDALAGA from the coding sequence ATGAGCAAGCCTGAATCGAAGCCCGACTTCATCGTCTTCGGCGCGCCCCTCATCGGGGAGGAGGAGATCGAGGAGGTCGTCGCGACCCTGCGCTCGGGCTGGATCGGCACCGGTCCGAAGGTGAAGCGCTTCGAGGGTGAGTTCGCGCGCTACAAAGGAGTCGAGGACGCCGTCGCCGTGGCCTCATGCACTGCCGCGCTCCACCTCTCGCTCCTGGACGCCGGGATCGGGCCGGGGGACGAGGTGATCACCACGCCGCTGACCTTCTGCGCCACGGTCAACGCGATCCACCACACGGGGGCGACCCCGGTGCTCGTGGACGTCGACCCGGTGACCCAGAACATCGATCCGGCGAGGGTGGCCGAGGCCCTCACCCCCAAAACGAAGGCGATTTTGCCGGTCCACTTCGCCGGGCGCCCCTGCGAGATGGACGCCCTCACCACGCTCGCCGAGGACGCGGGGCTGCTCCTCATCGAGGACTGCGCCCACGCGATCGAGACCGAGTACCACGGCCGCAAGGCCGGCACCTTCGGGTCCTACGGCTGCTTCTCCTTCTACGCGACCAAGAACCTCTCCACCGCCGAGGGTGGGATGATCCTCGCCGCCGACCCGGAGCGGATGGCGCGCCTCCGGCAACTGGCCCTCCACGGCATGTCCAAGGACGCCTGGAAGCGCTTCGGCGGCGAGGGCTTCCGGCACTACCAGGTGGTCGAGTTCGGCTGGAAGGCCAACATGACCGACCTCCAGGCCTCCATGGGTGTCCACCAGCTGGCCCGCCTGGAGGAGTGCTACCTCCGCCGGCAGGAAGTCTGGAGCCGCTACGACCAGGGCCTGGCCGGACTGCCCCTAGGCACTCCGGCGCCTCCGGACGAGGACACCCGCCACGGCCTCCACCTCTACACGATCCGCGTCGACGAGGAGGCCTGCGGGCTCTCCCGGGACGCGCTCCTCGATGCGCTCACCGCGCGGGGGGTCGGCACCGGCGTCCACTACCTCTCGGTCGCCGAGCATCCGGTCTATCAGGAGCGGCTCGGCTGGAAGGCCGAGGAGTGGCCGGAGGCCCTGCGCATCGGCCGGCAGACCCTGAGTCTCCCCCTCTCGGCCAAGCTCACCGACAGCGAGGTCGAGCACGTCCTCTGGGCGGTGAAGGACGCGCTGGCCGGCGCTTGA
- a CDS encoding sugar phosphate nucleotidyltransferase, whose translation MKLKGIILAGGLGSRLDPLTKATNKHLLPVGREPMLFHPIRQMASAGIDEILVVTSTEHMGDVVRCLGSGAVFGVSLTYRVQETAGGIAHALALAENFIGDDRMCVILGDNVFERTIAPYADAFRKQEKGARVLLKEVGDPERYGVAALDEHQVIEIEEKPAQPKSSLAVVGLYFYGAEVFEIIRGIEASDRGELEISTVNNVYIERKELEYDVCRGRWTDAGTFESLAEANQILLSNANEILLHEQA comes from the coding sequence GTGAAGCTCAAGGGCATCATCCTCGCTGGCGGCCTCGGCAGCCGCCTCGACCCGCTGACCAAGGCCACCAACAAGCACCTCCTCCCGGTCGGGCGCGAGCCCATGCTCTTTCACCCCATCCGGCAGATGGCCTCGGCGGGCATCGACGAGATCCTGGTGGTCACCAGCACCGAGCACATGGGTGACGTCGTTCGTTGCCTGGGCAGCGGCGCGGTCTTCGGGGTCTCCCTCACCTACCGGGTGCAGGAGACCGCCGGCGGCATCGCCCACGCCCTGGCCCTGGCCGAGAACTTCATCGGCGACGACCGGATGTGCGTCATCCTCGGGGACAACGTCTTCGAGCGCACCATCGCCCCCTACGCCGATGCCTTCCGGAAGCAGGAGAAGGGTGCGCGGGTGCTGCTGAAGGAGGTCGGGGATCCCGAGCGCTACGGGGTCGCCGCCCTCGACGAGCACCAGGTCATCGAGATCGAGGAGAAGCCGGCCCAGCCCAAGTCGTCGCTCGCCGTGGTGGGCCTCTACTTCTATGGCGCCGAGGTCTTCGAGATCATCCGGGGCATCGAGGCCTCGGATCGCGGGGAGCTCGAGATCAGCACCGTGAACAACGTCTACATCGAGCGCAAGGAGCTCGAGTACGACGTCTGCCGGGGCCGCTGGACCGACGCGGGCACCTTCGAGTCGCTGGCCGAGGCCAACCAGATCCTCCTCTCGAACGCCAACGAGATCCTCCTCCATGAGCAAGCCTGA
- a CDS encoding DapH/DapD/GlmU-related protein encodes MKILFRKLRHLAGLSATLCPLPGLRMRLFRFSGVQIGADSYVNMQVRMILDLEAGATVVIGRRNGIAPGVVLAASSNPNKSRVAEFMPGKSETICLEDDVWIGANAVIHPGVTIGRMSVIGSGSVVTKDVPAGSVMAGVPARLIRKLPI; translated from the coding sequence GTGAAGATCCTGTTCAGGAAGCTCAGGCATCTCGCCGGACTGAGCGCAACTCTCTGCCCCCTTCCGGGTCTCCGGATGCGGCTTTTCCGCTTTTCCGGCGTTCAGATTGGAGCGGACTCCTACGTGAACATGCAGGTCCGGATGATCCTCGATCTGGAGGCTGGAGCCACAGTGGTGATCGGCCGGAGAAATGGGATCGCGCCGGGCGTCGTGTTGGCGGCCTCCTCGAACCCCAACAAGAGCAGGGTGGCCGAGTTCATGCCAGGCAAGAGCGAGACTATCTGTCTCGAGGACGACGTCTGGATCGGGGCCAATGCCGTGATCCATCCAGGTGTCACGATCGGTCGAATGTCGGTGATTGGTTCGGGTTCTGTCGTGACCAAAGATGTGCCGGCCGGAAGTGTGATGGCCGGGGTTCCTGCCAGATTGATCCGGAAGTTGCCCATCTAG
- a CDS encoding GNAT family N-acetyltransferase yields MAVLKEGLGAEPAVLFFKQNGEAIGGVVGFSKRILWVKQFYSSLPYGGVVGVAPPAQVVVRLLESSLRGRGFSRARFVDQPNGGMVLEPPFEAIEGETHVLDFEGRTKEEVWAGFRRNIRRDVRKARRGGVEVMVGLSDRDCMDFYSLYLESMERNRAIPKYSLNFVRAVHRHLCREGRGVLLLARRNTRPIAGILAVDSRSRRHYLMGGSATEGLAWCPNDLLLHTAIEQAIDRGLHSFDFLPSGPGDAKLQRFKAKWGASPQSCPSFDLELRRGHMRVLDLVLRAAGTGPGRRMVKTLRAIQSGSARP; encoded by the coding sequence TTGGCGGTTCTGAAAGAAGGGCTAGGGGCGGAGCCTGCTGTTCTGTTCTTCAAGCAGAATGGAGAAGCGATCGGAGGAGTGGTTGGCTTCTCGAAGCGTATCCTCTGGGTGAAGCAGTTTTACTCGAGTCTCCCCTATGGCGGAGTGGTGGGTGTCGCCCCACCGGCTCAAGTGGTGGTCCGGTTACTTGAGTCGAGCCTGCGGGGGCGCGGATTCAGTCGAGCCCGGTTCGTGGATCAGCCCAACGGTGGAATGGTGCTGGAGCCTCCATTCGAGGCGATCGAGGGTGAGACCCATGTTCTCGATTTCGAGGGGAGAACCAAGGAGGAAGTTTGGGCCGGTTTTCGTCGAAACATCCGTCGCGATGTCAGAAAGGCCAGGAGGGGCGGTGTCGAGGTGATGGTGGGGTTGAGCGATCGGGACTGTATGGACTTCTATTCGCTGTACCTGGAGTCGATGGAGAGAAACAGGGCGATTCCGAAATACAGCTTGAACTTCGTGCGGGCGGTGCATCGTCACCTGTGTCGCGAGGGGCGCGGTGTTCTGCTCTTGGCCCGTCGGAACACACGTCCGATTGCCGGGATTCTCGCGGTGGACTCTCGATCCCGGCGGCACTATTTGATGGGTGGATCAGCGACCGAGGGCCTGGCGTGGTGTCCAAATGACCTTCTCCTGCACACGGCCATCGAGCAGGCCATCGATCGGGGTTTGCATAGTTTCGATTTTCTGCCCTCCGGGCCGGGAGATGCAAAATTGCAACGGTTCAAGGCCAAGTGGGGGGCCTCTCCTCAGTCTTGTCCGAGCTTTGATCTCGAGCTGCGGCGGGGACACATGAGGGTGCTGGATCTGGTTCTCCGGGCCGCGGGAACGGGACCTGGGCGGCGCATGGTGAAGACCCTGCGGGCGATCCAGAGCGGGTCGGCCAGGCCATGA
- a CDS encoding alpha/beta fold hydrolase, which produces MGYAREKLPHECYAPDTGDGWLLDLCVFRDPEAFDPKLAPLVMIPGYGMNTHPLTYHPTGESLTEHLCGRGFEVWAANLRGQGRSARLSGRRRYGFPELALTDLPVTFQTVLERTKTEANTLTPIGCSLGASLVYAYLAHHRDDHPLQSMVAVGGPLRWDKIHPLLRVAFGSPRLVGSIPMAGTRKLAATAMPLIKRLPKLAAIYMNASIIDMEAADELVLTVEDPNPELNRQIASWVVKKDLVVEGVNASEALTGLELPILCILANADGIVTPEAALSVKKIVDHGSVELLEVGDDETWFAHADLFVSNHARAQVFEPLGHWLLGARN; this is translated from the coding sequence ATGGGATACGCCCGCGAGAAGCTCCCCCACGAGTGCTACGCGCCGGATACGGGCGACGGATGGCTGCTGGATCTCTGCGTCTTCCGTGACCCCGAGGCCTTCGACCCGAAGCTCGCTCCCCTGGTGATGATCCCGGGCTACGGGATGAACACCCACCCCCTGACCTACCACCCCACCGGCGAGTCACTCACCGAGCACCTCTGCGGCCGCGGCTTCGAGGTCTGGGCCGCGAACCTGCGGGGTCAGGGCCGCAGCGCCCGGCTCTCGGGCCGGCGGCGCTACGGCTTCCCCGAGCTGGCGCTGACCGATCTGCCGGTCACCTTCCAGACCGTCCTCGAGCGGACGAAGACCGAGGCCAACACCCTCACCCCCATCGGCTGCTCCCTGGGCGCCTCGCTGGTCTACGCCTACCTCGCCCACCACCGGGACGATCATCCCCTGCAGAGCATGGTGGCGGTGGGTGGCCCCCTGCGCTGGGACAAGATCCACCCTCTGCTGCGGGTCGCCTTCGGCAGCCCCCGGCTGGTCGGCAGCATCCCCATGGCCGGCACCCGCAAGCTGGCCGCCACCGCGATGCCCCTCATCAAGCGCCTCCCGAAGCTCGCGGCGATCTACATGAACGCCTCGATCATCGACATGGAGGCCGCCGACGAGCTGGTGCTCACGGTCGAGGACCCCAACCCGGAGCTCAACCGGCAGATCGCCAGCTGGGTGGTGAAGAAAGACCTGGTGGTCGAGGGCGTGAACGCCTCCGAGGCCCTCACCGGCCTCGAGCTCCCCATCCTCTGCATCCTCGCCAACGCGGACGGCATCGTCACTCCCGAGGCAGCGCTCTCGGTGAAGAAGATCGTCGATCACGGGTCGGTCGAGCTGCTGGAGGTCGGGGACGACGAGACCTGGTTTGCTCACGCCGACCTCTTCGTCTCGAATCACGCCCGGGCCCAGGTCTTCGAGCCGCTGGGGCACTGGCTGCTGGGTGCTCGGAACTGA
- a CDS encoding radical SAM protein, giving the protein MKITVPHFVRLLEFRRDLPFPKTVTIDTTNFCNLKCSMCAHKEMQREQGRMEWGLYTKIIDEIAAKAPDTRVLLAFFGEPLLLRKHDEGREDLRSIDSMIRYAKDAGCEDVAINTNGVLLDSEMAHRLTGAGLDRMYVGIDATTSETYDKVRVGGVYSEVVANVRNFLELQQKQPGNRRCYVQVQFIEMDENAHELEGFIKLWKGSGADIKVRKKVTWTGMVDAVSGGAEKGDRHLCYWAMNTLAITHVGDVTMCSADPEARFVAGNVREQSLEEVWTGRMKELRQQHRRGEWGALPFPCNDCDDWSVSFDDEYEIELGIEGLRRLIGLVRRKLGRQ; this is encoded by the coding sequence ATGAAGATCACGGTCCCTCATTTCGTTCGGTTGCTGGAGTTCCGGCGAGACCTGCCGTTTCCCAAGACGGTCACGATCGACACCACGAACTTCTGCAATCTCAAGTGCTCGATGTGCGCGCACAAGGAGATGCAGCGGGAGCAGGGAAGAATGGAATGGGGGCTCTACACCAAGATCATCGACGAGATCGCGGCGAAGGCTCCGGATACCAGGGTGTTGCTGGCCTTCTTCGGCGAGCCGTTGTTACTGAGGAAGCATGATGAAGGTCGAGAGGACCTTCGCTCGATCGACTCGATGATTCGATATGCCAAGGATGCCGGGTGCGAGGATGTTGCCATCAACACCAATGGAGTGTTGCTCGATTCTGAGATGGCGCACCGTTTGACCGGGGCCGGCCTCGATCGAATGTACGTCGGTATCGATGCTACGACATCGGAGACCTACGACAAGGTGAGGGTCGGGGGGGTCTACTCGGAGGTCGTGGCTAACGTCCGGAACTTCCTGGAACTGCAGCAAAAGCAACCTGGAAATAGACGCTGCTATGTGCAGGTGCAGTTCATAGAGATGGACGAGAACGCCCATGAACTCGAGGGCTTCATCAAGTTGTGGAAAGGTAGTGGTGCTGACATCAAGGTCCGGAAGAAGGTGACCTGGACCGGCATGGTTGATGCGGTCTCGGGAGGTGCCGAGAAGGGGGACCGTCACCTCTGCTACTGGGCGATGAATACGTTGGCGATCACCCACGTGGGTGATGTGACCATGTGCTCGGCTGATCCGGAGGCCCGATTCGTTGCTGGAAACGTGCGGGAGCAGAGCCTCGAAGAGGTCTGGACAGGGAGAATGAAGGAGTTGCGACAGCAACACCGACGTGGAGAGTGGGGCGCGCTTCCTTTTCCCTGCAACGACTGCGACGACTGGTCTGTTTCGTTCGATGACGAGTATGAGATTGAACTGGGAATAGAGGGGTTGAGGCGGTTGATCGGGTTGGTCAGGCGGAAACTCGGCAGGCAATAG